A window from Chitinophaga filiformis encodes these proteins:
- a CDS encoding M48 family metallopeptidase → MQKKLLLIGTGLALITACAKVPITGRSQLNLIPESTMQSMALQEYQSFLSQNKTIAATTSKDAEMVKRVGQRIASAVTKYMTQNNLGNEVANYKWEFNLVDSKEVNAWCMPGGKVVVYTGLLPVTQNETALACVMGHEIAHAIARHGNERMSQQVVAQGIQVAGSVALNRNPQAQNIFLQSFGVGGNLGMLAYSRKNELEADHLGVIFMAMAGYNPQEAIPFWQRMASAGGGNKPPELVSTHPSDERRVSELQKLMPEAMKYYTPIKK, encoded by the coding sequence ATGCAAAAGAAACTTCTTCTTATCGGTACTGGTCTGGCGCTTATCACAGCTTGCGCAAAAGTACCTATCACTGGCCGTAGCCAGTTGAACCTGATCCCTGAAAGCACTATGCAATCCATGGCGCTGCAGGAGTATCAGAGTTTTCTTTCCCAGAACAAAACGATTGCCGCTACAACCAGCAAGGATGCTGAAATGGTAAAAAGGGTGGGGCAACGTATTGCTTCTGCAGTTACCAAGTATATGACCCAGAACAACCTGGGGAACGAGGTAGCGAATTATAAATGGGAGTTTAACCTGGTAGATAGTAAAGAAGTGAATGCCTGGTGTATGCCGGGTGGTAAAGTTGTGGTGTATACCGGTCTATTGCCTGTAACCCAGAACGAGACAGCGCTGGCATGCGTAATGGGGCATGAAATTGCCCATGCTATTGCCCGTCATGGTAACGAGCGTATGAGTCAGCAGGTAGTAGCACAGGGGATCCAGGTAGCTGGTTCTGTAGCGCTTAACCGTAATCCGCAGGCGCAGAATATCTTCCTGCAGTCGTTCGGTGTAGGCGGCAACCTCGGTATGCTGGCATACTCCCGTAAGAATGAGCTGGAAGCGGATCACCTGGGTGTTATTTTCATGGCGATGGCCGGTTATAATCCTCAGGAGGCGATTCCTTTCTGGCAGCGTATGGCATCAGCAGGTGGCGGCAACAAACCACCGGAACTGGTGAGTACGCACCCCAGCGATGAGCGTCGTGTATCAGAACTGCAGAAGCTCATGCCTGAGGCTATGAAGTACTATACGCCTATCAAGAAATAA
- a CDS encoding TonB family protein: protein MIAYLIKMLVCSAVLYGYYALALKNNPFHRWNRGYLLLATAISIFLPLLQFSFAGAATPAYTGPLVTVYAYMTKKVGQAGVSGMTSWIPPGIYTLIALLLISNMLRNWLFIKRLRNQGEQTSFNNYLLIRHPQVKSTFSFFGNIFWGEELTPDSEEGKQVLRHELAHVQGRHTADKLFLQLSCAVFWFNPFFHLFKRELAMVHEFLADKAVATENAPDDYARTLLQMTLQTKRMLLVNSFSQAPVKRRILMLFTHKANYALMKKIIIFPVMAVLGFFIGCQQDLDLQSPVKSGAALLNASRSSAATNSSEKVFTVVSDPPTFPGGEKELARFLSHNIRYPKTAQANNTTGTVFVKFVVNADGNISQVETVGKFIGDGLEDESMRVVNAMPKWIPGKQDGENVSVEFHLPIRYVLQ, encoded by the coding sequence ATGATCGCTTATCTTATCAAAATGCTGGTATGCTCCGCCGTACTATATGGTTACTATGCCCTGGCATTGAAAAATAATCCTTTCCACCGCTGGAATAGGGGGTATCTGCTGCTGGCCACTGCCATCTCCATATTCCTGCCCTTGTTGCAGTTCTCCTTTGCCGGCGCGGCTACTCCCGCATATACAGGTCCGCTGGTAACCGTTTACGCCTATATGACAAAAAAAGTCGGGCAGGCCGGCGTTTCCGGTATGACTTCCTGGATCCCGCCGGGCATCTATACCCTGATAGCTTTATTACTGATCAGCAATATGCTGCGGAACTGGCTGTTCATCAAACGTCTCAGAAACCAGGGGGAACAGACCAGCTTTAACAATTACCTGCTGATCAGGCATCCGCAGGTGAAATCTACCTTTTCTTTCTTCGGCAATATCTTCTGGGGAGAAGAGCTTACACCCGACAGCGAAGAAGGTAAACAGGTGCTCCGGCATGAACTGGCACATGTACAAGGCCGCCATACAGCAGACAAACTTTTCCTGCAGCTGTCCTGTGCCGTTTTTTGGTTCAACCCCTTTTTCCACCTTTTTAAAAGGGAACTGGCCATGGTACATGAATTCCTGGCGGATAAAGCCGTGGCAACCGAAAATGCGCCCGACGACTATGCAAGGACATTATTACAAATGACCCTGCAGACCAAGCGCATGCTTCTTGTCAACAGCTTCTCGCAGGCGCCGGTTAAACGCCGCATCCTCATGCTGTTTACACATAAGGCTAATTATGCGCTGATGAAAAAGATCATCATATTCCCGGTGATGGCAGTTCTGGGCTTTTTTATCGGCTGCCAGCAGGACCTGGACCTGCAATCGCCTGTTAAGAGCGGCGCCGCCCTGCTGAATGCTTCAAGATCATCTGCTGCTACAAATTCCTCAGAAAAAGTATTCACTGTCGTAAGCGATCCTCCAACATTTCCTGGCGGGGAAAAGGAACTGGCCAGATTCCTTTCACATAACATCCGCTACCCGAAAACGGCGCAGGCAAACAATACCACCGGTACTGTATTCGTAAAATTTGTGGTAAACGCTGACGGCAACATCTCACAGGTAGAAACGGTAGGTAAATTTATAGGAGATGGTCTTGAAGACGAATCTATGCGCGTGGTAAACGCCATGCCAAAATGGATACCGGGCAAACAGGACGGTGAGAATGTAAGTGTGGAATTTCATCTGCCCATCCGTTACGTATTGCAATAA
- a CDS encoding NIPSNAP family protein: MKTKSISLNGFHGLALGMILFLLPCLLQAAHHAPSKKEFYSILIYHLKDAEQETRMDNYLKDALIPALHKAGAAHVGVFKPVGNDTTADRRVYVFIPGNSPEQLLQLPRTLLQNSAYQQAAKDFIDAAWDKPTYTRQETIILEAFPGMTKMELPGLKGPKSERIYELRSYESPTDKLYRNKVDMFNKGDEISIFKRLGFNAVFYAEVLSGSHMPNLMYMTTFDNRASRDEHWKAFSSDAQWKTLLAKPEYSHNVSRSEIIFLQPAEYSEI; encoded by the coding sequence TTGAAAACAAAAAGCATTTCGTTAAACGGATTTCATGGTCTGGCGCTGGGAATGATCCTGTTCCTCCTGCCATGTTTGTTACAGGCCGCCCATCATGCTCCTTCGAAGAAAGAATTTTACAGCATCCTGATCTATCATCTGAAAGATGCTGAACAGGAAACGCGTATGGACAACTACCTGAAAGATGCGCTCATTCCTGCTTTGCACAAGGCCGGTGCTGCGCATGTTGGCGTATTTAAGCCTGTAGGTAATGATACTACTGCAGATCGCAGAGTGTATGTTTTTATTCCCGGCAATTCGCCTGAGCAGTTGTTACAGTTGCCGAGAACATTGTTGCAGAACAGTGCTTATCAACAGGCAGCGAAAGATTTCATTGACGCAGCATGGGACAAGCCGACGTATACACGCCAGGAAACCATTATCCTGGAAGCATTTCCGGGCATGACTAAAATGGAACTGCCAGGCTTAAAAGGACCCAAAAGTGAACGTATATACGAATTGCGCAGTTATGAAAGTCCGACGGATAAACTGTACCGCAATAAAGTAGATATGTTCAACAAGGGAGATGAGATCAGTATCTTCAAAAGACTTGGTTTCAATGCAGTGTTCTATGCTGAAGTATTGAGCGGCAGCCATATGCCGAATCTTATGTACATGACTACTTTTGATAATCGTGCTTCCAGGGATGAGCACTGGAAGGCATTCAGCAGTGATGCACAGTGGAAAACCCTGCTGGCAAAGCCGGAGTACAGCCATAATGTATCCAGGTCAGAGATCATATTCCTGCAACCTGCGGAATATTCAGAGATATAA
- the prmA gene encoding 50S ribosomal protein L11 methyltransferase: MAHIAITLTCTDDTKDILVAVLSEKGFEGFEEQPGNVLVAYIPEEDFNAAETNELTAGFGMTYTQERIEQTNWNAVWESNFQPVLVDNFCGIRASFHPPFVPAPQHEILITPKMSFGTGHHATTYSVIKLMEGIDFVGKNVFDFGTGTGILAILAYKMGAAVVDAIDIDTWSVENTKENIANNNALPVKVWQADSLKSIRSSYNVVLANINRNILLEFMGDMRRILVRDGILLLSGILKEDETAILEAARRNALVLEAQLEKDNWLAMKLLAR; encoded by the coding sequence ATGGCACATATAGCAATTACCCTGACCTGTACCGATGATACAAAAGACATTCTGGTAGCAGTGTTGTCAGAGAAAGGTTTTGAGGGGTTTGAAGAACAACCCGGTAATGTTCTCGTTGCTTACATTCCTGAAGAGGATTTCAATGCAGCAGAAACGAATGAGCTGACAGCTGGTTTTGGTATGACGTATACGCAGGAACGTATTGAGCAGACTAACTGGAATGCAGTATGGGAGAGTAATTTTCAACCTGTACTTGTGGATAATTTCTGCGGCATCAGGGCTTCTTTCCATCCCCCTTTCGTTCCCGCGCCGCAGCATGAGATACTGATCACTCCGAAGATGTCGTTTGGAACCGGCCATCATGCTACTACTTATTCCGTTATTAAGCTGATGGAAGGCATTGATTTTGTGGGAAAGAATGTGTTTGACTTTGGTACCGGCACGGGCATATTGGCTATTCTCGCTTATAAGATGGGGGCCGCTGTAGTGGATGCGATTGATATTGACACCTGGTCGGTAGAAAATACGAAAGAGAACATCGCCAATAATAATGCGTTGCCGGTAAAGGTATGGCAGGCGGACAGCCTGAAGAGTATCCGGAGCAGTTATAATGTAGTGCTGGCTAATATCAATCGTAATATTTTACTTGAGTTTATGGGAGACATGCGCCGTATACTCGTAAGGGATGGTATTTTACTGCTGAGCGGGATTTTAAAAGAGGATGAGACTGCGATCCTGGAGGCAGCCAGGAGGAACGCACTGGTGCTGGAGGCCCAGCTGGAGAAGGATAATTGGCTGGCTATGAAATTATTAGCAAGATAG
- a CDS encoding AIR synthase related protein, which yields MDQNIYAQRGVSAGKEDVHNAIKHIDKGLFPKAFCKIVPDILGGQDDYCNIMHADGAGTKSSLAYTYWKETGNLDVWRGIAQDAIIMNIDDLLCVGATENILLSSTIGRNKQLIPGEVIAAIINGTEEILEELRGYGISIHSTGGETADVGDLVRTIIVDSTVTCRMKRAEVISNHTIQAGDVIVGLASYGQASYEKFYNGGMGSNGLTSARHDVFNKQVAEKYPESYDPGIPYELIFSGKKALTDKIDIPGFGAIDAGRLVLSPTRTYAPVIKQVLEAYRSRIHGLVHCSGGAQTKVLHFIDNLHVIKDNLFPVPPLFQLIQEQSGTGWKEMYQVFNMGHRMELYVPEEIAADIIRISKSFSIDAQIVGRVEPATAKQVTVRSAHGEFVYN from the coding sequence GTGGATCAGAATATCTACGCGCAGCGCGGCGTTTCAGCCGGAAAAGAGGATGTGCACAACGCTATTAAGCATATTGACAAGGGACTGTTTCCGAAAGCTTTCTGTAAAATAGTACCCGATATCCTGGGCGGGCAGGACGATTATTGCAATATTATGCATGCAGACGGCGCCGGCACCAAATCATCACTGGCGTATACCTACTGGAAAGAAACAGGCAACCTGGATGTGTGGAGGGGCATTGCGCAGGATGCTATCATCATGAACATTGACGATCTGCTTTGTGTAGGCGCCACTGAAAATATCCTGTTATCATCCACTATCGGCCGTAACAAACAGCTGATACCTGGTGAAGTGATCGCGGCTATCATCAATGGCACAGAAGAAATACTGGAAGAGTTGCGGGGTTATGGCATCAGTATTCACTCCACCGGCGGGGAGACTGCAGATGTAGGAGACCTGGTGCGGACCATCATCGTAGATTCTACCGTCACCTGCCGCATGAAAAGAGCAGAAGTGATCTCTAACCATACTATACAGGCCGGGGATGTGATCGTCGGATTGGCTTCTTACGGACAGGCCTCTTACGAAAAATTCTATAACGGAGGCATGGGCAGCAATGGACTGACGTCCGCCCGTCATGATGTGTTTAATAAACAAGTGGCTGAAAAGTATCCTGAGAGCTATGATCCGGGTATACCTTACGAGTTGATATTCAGCGGAAAGAAAGCGCTGACCGATAAAATCGACATTCCTGGTTTCGGCGCCATAGACGCCGGCAGACTGGTTTTGTCGCCGACCCGCACTTATGCACCGGTGATCAAACAGGTACTGGAAGCCTATCGTTCCCGTATACACGGATTAGTGCATTGCAGTGGAGGTGCTCAAACGAAAGTGCTGCACTTCATTGATAACCTGCATGTCATTAAGGACAACCTGTTCCCGGTCCCTCCTTTGTTCCAGCTGATCCAGGAACAGTCAGGCACTGGCTGGAAGGAAATGTACCAGGTATTCAATATGGGCCACCGTATGGAATTATATGTACCTGAGGAAATTGCTGCAGATATCATCCGGATCAGCAAGAGTTTTAGTATTGATGCGCAGATCGTGGGCAGGGTGGAACCGGCAACTGCTAAACAGGTGACGGTACGTAGTGCTCATGGAGAGTTTGTATATAATTGA
- a CDS encoding BlaI/MecI/CopY family transcriptional regulator, translated as MSAVKTLTKAEEQVMQALWKTGPAFVKDLIDVLPEPKPHYNTVSTLIKILQDKGFVDYKAYGKSYQYFALISKEEYSRNTMQNFVKGYFSGSFKDMVSFFVKEKEISVNELEQLLEQIKDSKKEQP; from the coding sequence ATGTCAGCAGTAAAAACATTGACCAAAGCGGAAGAGCAGGTAATGCAGGCCTTGTGGAAAACAGGCCCCGCATTCGTTAAAGACCTGATAGACGTCCTTCCCGAACCCAAGCCACACTACAATACAGTGTCGACCCTCATAAAGATCCTGCAGGACAAAGGCTTTGTGGACTACAAGGCTTACGGTAAATCCTACCAGTACTTTGCCCTGATCAGCAAGGAGGAATACAGCCGGAATACCATGCAAAACTTCGTAAAAGGGTACTTCTCCGGCTCTTTCAAAGACATGGTTTCTTTCTTCGTCAAAGAAAAAGAGATCAGCGTCAACGAACTGGAACAACTACTGGAACAAATTAAGGACTCCAAAAAAGAACAGCCATGA
- a CDS encoding polyribonucleotide nucleotidyltransferase translates to MNLTPISVNFDIGDGRIVTIETGKLARQADGAVTVRLGNCILLATVVAAKTPKPGQSFFPLTVDYQEKFASAGRIPGSFFKREGKLSDYEVLISRLIDRALRPLFPDDYYCEVQVLVSLISSDPEVMPDALACLAASAALAVSDVPIQEIISEVRVSRIEGQLVINPNRTPLEKADMDFIIGATDKNIMMVEGESKECSEEDIIKAIEFAHNAIKVQVKAQEELRDKAGVTGKRAFDLPYANEELKAKVTAFAKDRILAVAKSASAKHDRGDAFDKISEELVESLGELSEEDAPLVGKYFHDLEKEVIRNMILDESVRLDGRSLDQVRPLNMEVDVLPSPHGSALFTRGETQSLTTVTLGTPDDELLIESAATSKYSKFILHYNFPPFSTGEVKPMRGPGRREVGHGNLAMRSLKQMMPGSEYAYTVRVVSDILESNGSSSMATVCAGSLALMDAGVPIPKHVSGVAMGLISRASDGKWAVLTDILGDEDHLGDMDFKVTGTRDGICGIQMDIKVDGLSMDVMRKALEQARKGRLHIIDAMYACMEAPRPEPKPHAPRMEKLIIDREFIGAVIGPGGKVIQEIQRETGTNINIEEVGETGEVSIFSAQKEGLMKALEWIKGIVAVPEIGEVYESTVKSVMPYGAFVEFLPGKQGLLHISEVSWKRLETMDGVLSEGEKVKVKLVGTDPKTGKFKLSRRVLMPKPEGYVERPEGGERGDRGDRGDRGDRGDRGDRGGRGDRGDRGGRGDFRGDRNDRGGDRGDRRGPRDGGDRGERGRPTPPPDQPQEPMFDEES, encoded by the coding sequence ATGAATCTGACACCTATCTCAGTTAATTTCGATATAGGAGATGGCCGGATCGTGACCATTGAAACTGGCAAGTTAGCCCGCCAGGCCGATGGTGCTGTGACGGTTCGTCTGGGCAATTGTATCCTGTTGGCTACCGTCGTTGCAGCTAAAACTCCAAAACCCGGACAATCATTCTTCCCCCTTACTGTTGATTATCAGGAAAAATTTGCTTCTGCAGGACGTATACCAGGTTCCTTCTTCAAGCGCGAAGGAAAGCTGTCTGACTATGAAGTTTTAATTTCACGTTTGATCGACCGCGCGTTGCGCCCCCTTTTCCCGGATGATTACTACTGCGAAGTACAGGTACTGGTGAGCCTCATCTCTTCCGATCCGGAAGTGATGCCGGATGCACTGGCTTGTCTCGCTGCTTCTGCAGCATTGGCCGTTTCTGACGTGCCCATCCAGGAAATTATTTCAGAAGTAAGAGTGTCCCGAATTGAAGGACAATTAGTTATAAATCCAAACCGCACTCCGCTGGAGAAAGCTGACATGGACTTCATCATCGGTGCTACTGACAAGAACATCATGATGGTGGAAGGAGAGAGCAAGGAGTGCAGCGAGGAAGATATCATCAAGGCAATCGAATTCGCCCACAATGCTATCAAGGTACAGGTAAAGGCACAGGAAGAACTGCGCGACAAAGCTGGTGTAACCGGCAAACGTGCATTTGACCTGCCTTATGCAAATGAGGAACTGAAAGCGAAGGTAACTGCTTTTGCTAAAGACCGCATCCTCGCTGTAGCGAAATCTGCTTCCGCTAAACACGACCGTGGTGATGCCTTCGACAAGATTAGTGAAGAACTGGTTGAATCACTGGGTGAGCTTTCCGAAGAGGATGCTCCACTGGTAGGCAAATACTTCCATGATCTGGAAAAGGAAGTGATCCGTAACATGATCCTGGATGAATCCGTTCGCCTGGATGGCCGTAGCCTGGACCAGGTACGTCCGCTGAACATGGAAGTGGATGTACTGCCTTCACCGCACGGTTCCGCCCTGTTCACCCGTGGCGAAACCCAGTCACTCACTACCGTGACCCTGGGTACGCCAGATGATGAACTGCTGATCGAAAGCGCTGCGACTTCAAAATATTCAAAGTTCATACTGCACTATAACTTCCCTCCATTCTCTACAGGTGAGGTGAAACCTATGCGTGGCCCCGGCCGTCGTGAAGTAGGTCATGGTAACCTGGCGATGCGCTCCCTGAAGCAGATGATGCCGGGCAGCGAATACGCTTATACCGTACGTGTAGTATCCGATATCCTCGAATCCAACGGTTCCTCTTCTATGGCTACCGTATGTGCCGGTTCACTGGCGCTGATGGATGCAGGTGTGCCTATTCCGAAGCATGTTTCCGGTGTGGCAATGGGATTGATCTCCCGTGCTTCCGATGGAAAATGGGCGGTGCTCACAGACATCCTCGGAGATGAAGATCACCTGGGTGATATGGACTTTAAAGTAACCGGTACACGCGATGGTATCTGCGGTATCCAGATGGATATCAAGGTAGATGGCCTAAGCATGGACGTAATGCGTAAAGCGCTGGAACAGGCTCGTAAAGGCCGTTTGCATATCATTGATGCAATGTATGCATGTATGGAAGCGCCACGTCCTGAACCGAAACCACATGCACCACGTATGGAGAAACTGATCATTGATCGCGAATTCATCGGTGCTGTGATCGGACCAGGTGGTAAAGTGATACAGGAGATCCAACGCGAAACCGGTACAAACATCAACATCGAAGAAGTTGGTGAAACCGGTGAAGTAAGTATCTTCTCTGCACAGAAAGAAGGCCTGATGAAGGCTCTCGAATGGATAAAAGGTATCGTTGCTGTTCCTGAGATCGGCGAAGTATATGAGTCAACCGTAAAATCAGTAATGCCTTACGGTGCATTCGTAGAATTCCTGCCTGGTAAACAGGGACTGTTGCATATCTCCGAAGTTTCATGGAAACGCCTGGAAACAATGGACGGTGTACTGTCTGAAGGTGAAAAGGTGAAAGTGAAACTGGTAGGTACAGATCCTAAGACCGGTAAGTTCAAACTGAGCCGTCGTGTACTGATGCCAAAACCAGAAGGTTATGTTGAAAGACCTGAAGGTGGCGAGCGTGGCGACAGAGGGGATCGTGGTGACAGGGGAGACCGTGGAGATCGCGGTGACAGAGGTGGCCGTGGCGACAGAGGAGACCGTGGCGGACGTGGCGATTTTCGCGGAGATCGTAATGACCGTGGTGGTGATCGCGGAGACCGTCGTGGTCCACGTGATGGTGGTGACAGAGGCGAGCGTGGCCGTCCTACACCTCCGCCGGATCAACCGCAGGAGCCTATGTTTGATGAGGAATCATAA
- the rpsO gene encoding 30S ribosomal protein S15: protein MSYLTVEKKANIFKEFGGSEKNTGSVEAQIALLTERINSISSHLKENKKDFSTHRGLMKMVGQRKRLLSYLSKTNLTGYRALLEKLGLRK, encoded by the coding sequence ATGTCTTACTTAACTGTTGAAAAGAAAGCCAATATTTTTAAAGAATTTGGTGGAAGCGAAAAAAATACCGGCTCTGTAGAAGCGCAAATAGCCCTGCTGACTGAGCGTATCAACAGCATTTCCAGTCACCTGAAAGAAAACAAAAAGGACTTTTCTACACACCGTGGTTTGATGAAGATGGTAGGCCAGAGAAAGCGTCTGCTTTCCTACCTTTCTAAAACTAACCTCACAGGCTACCGCGCTCTGCTTGAGAAATTAGGTCTCAGAAAATAA
- the plsY gene encoding glycerol-3-phosphate 1-O-acyltransferase PlsY: MTELLLLFCAYLIGSVPTAVWVSKGVFGMDIREYGSGNAGATNTFRVLGPKAGSFVMLVDMLKGVMAVRLAYLVGYYQNPEHLQEVTTQLVNFQIGLGLAAVIGHIFPIWANFRGGKGIATLFGLVLAIQPLVAICCVGVFLLSLSLTRYVSLSSISASIAFPILILYIFNEPEVFYRIFAIAVALMVVLTHQKNIFRLINGNESKVPLFKNRRDKK; encoded by the coding sequence ATGACAGAATTATTGTTACTATTTTGTGCTTATCTGATTGGATCCGTACCTACTGCGGTGTGGGTAAGTAAAGGTGTTTTTGGAATGGATATCCGGGAATATGGCAGCGGCAATGCCGGTGCTACCAATACTTTCCGTGTATTAGGCCCAAAGGCAGGTTCTTTTGTGATGTTGGTGGATATGCTCAAAGGAGTAATGGCCGTACGTCTGGCTTACCTGGTGGGCTACTATCAGAACCCTGAACATCTGCAGGAGGTAACAACACAACTGGTGAACTTCCAGATCGGTCTGGGCCTCGCTGCTGTAATAGGTCACATTTTCCCTATCTGGGCAAATTTCCGTGGCGGTAAAGGTATTGCTACCCTGTTCGGCCTGGTGCTGGCCATCCAGCCATTGGTGGCTATCTGCTGTGTAGGCGTATTCCTGCTGAGCCTTTCGCTGACCAGGTATGTATCGCTGAGCTCCATTTCAGCCAGCATCGCATTTCCGATCCTGATCCTCTACATTTTCAATGAACCTGAAGTATTCTATCGCATTTTTGCTATTGCTGTTGCACTGATGGTGGTATTGACGCATCAGAAGAACATCTTCCGTCTTATAAACGGTAATGAGAGCAAGGTACCCCTATTTAAAAACAGGAGGGACAAAAAATAA
- a CDS encoding cell division ATP-binding protein FtsE, which produces MTEQPIIQLSNVNIYQGTSLILADVNITVNKGEFVYLIGRTGTGKSSLLKTLYGDLALKEGAGQVVGFDLKKMDWKKVPYLRRNLGVVFQDFQLLTDRTVYDNLKFALKATGWTDNKKMDEKIKDVLDKVGLNTKGFKMPYELSGGEQQRVDIARAMLNSPKLILADEPTGNLDPETSDGIMQLLFRISREEGAAVVMATHDYILLQKFPSRVLRTENGKVTDHASVTFV; this is translated from the coding sequence ATGACAGAACAACCGATTATACAATTATCCAATGTGAATATCTACCAGGGGACTTCCCTGATCCTTGCTGACGTGAACATTACGGTGAATAAAGGAGAATTTGTATACCTGATTGGCAGGACCGGGACTGGTAAATCCAGCCTGCTAAAGACCCTTTACGGGGATCTGGCTTTGAAGGAAGGCGCCGGTCAGGTGGTGGGATTTGATCTGAAGAAGATGGACTGGAAGAAAGTACCTTATCTGCGCCGTAACCTGGGGGTGGTATTCCAGGACTTCCAGTTGCTGACGGACAGGACCGTGTATGATAACCTGAAATTTGCCCTGAAGGCGACCGGCTGGACAGACAATAAGAAGATGGATGAGAAGATCAAAGATGTTTTGGACAAAGTGGGACTGAATACCAAGGGGTTCAAGATGCCTTATGAGCTGAGTGGTGGTGAGCAGCAGCGTGTGGACATCGCCCGGGCGATGCTGAACTCGCCGAAACTGATCCTCGCAGACGAACCTACCGGTAACCTGGACCCTGAAACCTCTGACGGTATTATGCAGTTGCTGTTCAGGATCAGCAGGGAAGAGGGGGCAGCAGTTGTAATGGCTACCCACGATTATATATTACTTCAGAAATTCCCGTCCAGGGTACTCAGGACGGAAAATGGCAAGGTAACAGATCACGCCAGCGTGACTTTCGTGTAA